The following nucleotide sequence is from uncultured Draconibacterium sp..
AGAGTGACCCGCACCGCGGATAAAGTCAATTTGACCTCCAACTCCCGAGTAGTGCGTAATACCAATTGAGTCGGCACAAACCTGACCTGTTAAGTCGATAGCAAGTGCTGAGTTAATTGCAGTTACTTTATCGTTCTTACGTATGCTTGCCACGTGGTTGGTGTGCGCAACATCCATCATAGCAACACGTGGGTTGTCGTCAACAAAATCGTATAGTGCTTGTGATCCCATAAGGAATGATGCTACCATTTTTCCCGGATCTGTTTTTTTCTTTTTACCAGTGATAACTCCTTTTTCAACCAAAGGAAGAATACCATCGGCGAACATCTCGGTATGTACTCCAAGGTCTTTATGGTTGCCCAATTGCGCCAGAACAGCATTCGGAATACCACCAATACCCATTTGTAAACAAGCACCATCTTCAACTAATTCGGCAACATTAGTACCAATTTTAATATCCATTTCTGTAAGTGGTGCCGGATCGTGAACATATAACGGAATGTCATCTTCAACGAAAATATCAATCTCATCAATATGCATCATTGCATCACCCCATGCTCTCGGAACATTTGGGTTAACAGCTGCAATTACCGTATCGGCATTTTCAATAGCGGCACGGGTTGCGTCAACAGATGTTCCTAATGAAACGAAACCATGTTTGTCAGGAACTGACACCATAATCATGGCAACATTTACTTTTAAATAACCTCTGCGCATTAAACGCTGGGTTTCGCTTAAGAAAATTGGAATGTAATCGGCGTAACCAGCCTGAGTTTGTTTTCTCAGGTTTCCTCCTACAAAAAATTGTTCAGAATGAAAGATTCCTTCGAATTCAGGATTGGCATATTCAACCTGACCTTCTACATGGATATGCTGAATGGTAACATTGTGAAACTCTTTGTTGCGACCTCTCTCAACCATCGGTTTAATTAAGGTATGAGGAGTAACGGCAACACTACTTAAATGGACTCTGTCTCCGGTTTTAATAACCTTAACAGCTTCTTCCGGTGATACGTACTTGATATTTTTCATGTTTTATCGGATTATAAAATACGGCTAATAATTTCAGGTGCGCAAAGATAGAAATATAATTCCCCCCACTATGATTCGAATATTA
It contains:
- a CDS encoding acetyl-CoA hydrolase/transferase C-terminal domain-containing protein; translation: MKNIKYVSPEEAVKVIKTGDRVHLSSVAVTPHTLIKPMVERGRNKEFHNVTIQHIHVEGQVEYANPEFEGIFHSEQFFVGGNLRKQTQAGYADYIPIFLSETQRLMRRGYLKVNVAMIMVSVPDKHGFVSLGTSVDATRAAIENADTVIAAVNPNVPRAWGDAMMHIDEIDIFVEDDIPLYVHDPAPLTEMDIKIGTNVAELVEDGACLQMGIGGIPNAVLAQLGNHKDLGVHTEMFADGILPLVEKGVITGKKKKTDPGKMVASFLMGSQALYDFVDDNPRVAMMDVAHTNHVASIRKNDKVTAINSALAIDLTGQVCADSIGITHYSGVGGQIDFIRGAGHSKKGKPIIALPSVTNKGISKISPTLLSGSGVVTTRANMHWVVTEYGAVNLYGKTLQERAKLLISIAHPDHQESLDKASFERFGPHYHYVRGE